A region of Cyanobacteria bacterium GSL.Bin1 DNA encodes the following proteins:
- a CDS encoding ATPase, whose amino-acid sequence MQNQDQLRSTLQRLDNASYKAYKEIKGRYDFIDFTLIIDYVQGDPFASPSQLRVQIPQAIAGFPEFLYQSASREIALRDYLTRQFRQVAGKMTSSRGTGKSGLIAITNVGQEIIERSSVLVDEEKVEVRFIVGLPAKGRRILGRQAAAMLGEDIPEIVDQALIYQSLSPKAIRHHVETAEDADWLRAQLAQQNLTAFVPNGAILPRRSGVDDRPLADQNVVPFQSPPELTVSFDCPNRGTVEGMGIPEGITLIVGGGYHGKSTLLQALELGVYNHIPDDGRELVVTNPAAVKIRAEDGRNVVGVDISPFINQLPQGRSTTDFSSTNASGSTSQAANIVEALEAGAKVLLVDEDTTATNFMIRDHRMQQLISKEKEPITPFIDKIQQLDQDYQVSTILVMGGSGDYFDMADTVIAMENFQPYEVTEKAKLIAQENRTERAAEGGESFGKITPRIPLPDSIDPSRGKKDVNVKVRDDDEVSFGNEEIDLAAVEQLVDKGQLRAIAAAIVYAKKQYLDGKRTLPEILDLVLADIEKKGLDIVTPSPQHDLAYFRRFELAAALNRLRTLAVKSD is encoded by the coding sequence ATGCAAAACCAAGACCAATTACGTTCAACTCTCCAGCGATTGGATAACGCAAGTTACAAAGCCTATAAAGAGATTAAAGGGCGTTATGATTTCATTGATTTCACTCTCATCATTGACTATGTGCAAGGGGACCCTTTTGCCTCTCCCTCACAGTTGCGAGTGCAAATTCCTCAAGCCATTGCTGGATTTCCTGAGTTTCTCTATCAGTCTGCGAGTCGGGAAATTGCCTTGCGAGATTATCTCACACGCCAATTTCGCCAAGTTGCCGGAAAAATGACTTCGTCACGGGGAACCGGAAAAAGTGGTTTAATTGCGATTACGAACGTTGGACAAGAAATTATCGAACGTAGTTCGGTCCTGGTGGATGAAGAAAAGGTAGAAGTGCGCTTTATTGTTGGCTTACCCGCGAAAGGACGGCGCATTTTAGGTCGTCAAGCAGCAGCAATGTTAGGTGAGGATATTCCAGAAATTGTGGATCAAGCCCTGATTTATCAATCTTTAAGTCCAAAAGCCATTCGTCATCATGTGGAAACGGCTGAAGATGCCGACTGGTTGCGGGCACAGTTAGCGCAACAGAATTTAACGGCATTTGTTCCCAATGGCGCAATTTTACCGCGTCGTAGTGGAGTGGATGACCGTCCGTTAGCGGATCAAAATGTGGTTCCTTTTCAGTCGCCACCGGAGTTAACGGTCAGTTTCGATTGTCCCAATCGCGGAACCGTTGAAGGCATGGGCATTCCTGAAGGGATTACGTTAATTGTCGGCGGTGGTTATCATGGCAAATCGACGTTGTTACAGGCGTTGGAATTGGGAGTCTATAATCATATTCCCGATGATGGACGAGAATTAGTGGTCACGAACCCCGCTGCAGTGAAGATTCGCGCCGAAGATGGCAGAAATGTAGTTGGGGTTGATATTTCTCCGTTTATTAATCAGTTACCCCAAGGGCGATCCACCACTGATTTTTCCAGTACGAATGCCAGTGGCAGTACTTCGCAAGCGGCAAATATTGTTGAGGCGTTAGAAGCGGGTGCGAAAGTGTTATTGGTGGATGAAGATACAACGGCAACCAATTTCATGATTCGTGACCATCGGATGCAGCAGTTAATTAGTAAAGAGAAAGAACCGATTACGCCGTTTATTGATAAGATTCAACAGCTTGATCAGGATTATCAAGTTTCGACCATTCTTGTGATGGGAGGCAGTGGCGATTATTTTGATATGGCAGATACCGTAATCGCGATGGAGAATTTTCAGCCTTATGAAGTGACGGAAAAAGCGAAGTTAATTGCCCAAGAAAATCGCACCGAACGTGCTGCCGAAGGGGGAGAAAGTTTCGGAAAAATTACACCTCGGATTCCCCTTCCCGATAGTATTGATCCCAGTCGGGGCAAAAAAGATGTTAATGTAAAAGTCCGCGATGATGATGAGGTGTCTTTTGGCAATGAAGAGATTGATCTGGCAGCGGTGGAACAGTTAGTGGATAAGGGACAACTGCGCGCGATCGCGGCAGCCATTGTTTATGCTAAGAAACAGTATTTGGATGGCAAACGCACCCTCCCTGAAATTTTAGACTTAGTTTTAGCGGATATCGAAAAGAAAGGATTAGATATCGTGACCCCTTCCCCGCAACACGATTTAGCTTATTTCCGACGGTTTGAACTGGCAGCAGCTTTGAATCGCTTACGCACCTTAGCGGTTAAAAGTGATTAA